The following coding sequences lie in one Synechococcus sp. PCC 7336 genomic window:
- a CDS encoding di-heme oxidoredictase family protein, whose product MSHFIDSPVSASDPVPDSQEAIVALADIPLAGGETTTFIRSSHAYEQPSANLSEELIDLHTEGDVAFEAVFVTAPATVNPGLGPHFNNTTCAGCHIRNGRGLPAQGQLLVRVSQDEAIAGSPTTTTHYQAEPTAPGDNTPPVPGLGTQIQDRGIYGAPPEATVELEWIESMGQYEDGTSYSLRSPKAHIRLADGSPLPDTVKTSLRLPPPVFGLGLLEAVSEGDILAMADPEDLDGNGISGRPNTVWDVRKQSTSLGRFGLKANQPNLLQQSAAAYLGDMGVTSPMFPSADGSSDIDADTLKTATFYVQSLAVPARTLLNDPVVQRGEQLFDRAQCTACHIPTLRTSTHPEYTELSNQTIHPYTDLLLHDMGAGLADNRPDFEATGSEWRTPPLWGIGVTQTVLPYAKYLHDGRAHTLEEAILWHGGEAEQAKQAFREMPEGDRQAIVRFLRTL is encoded by the coding sequence TTGTCGCACTTCATTGATTCCCCCGTCTCCGCCTCCGATCCTGTCCCCGACTCGCAGGAGGCGATCGTCGCCTTGGCTGACATCCCCTTAGCGGGTGGCGAGACCACTACGTTCATTCGCAGCTCCCATGCCTACGAACAACCCTCAGCCAATCTCAGTGAAGAACTGATAGATCTCCATACAGAAGGAGATGTGGCTTTCGAAGCTGTTTTCGTCACAGCCCCAGCCACTGTTAATCCCGGCTTGGGGCCGCACTTCAACAATACGACTTGTGCGGGGTGTCACATTCGCAATGGTCGCGGCTTGCCCGCCCAAGGTCAACTTCTGGTTCGCGTCAGTCAGGATGAAGCGATCGCCGGATCGCCAACCACCACCACTCACTATCAGGCCGAGCCTACAGCTCCAGGCGATAACACTCCCCCCGTACCTGGATTGGGCACTCAAATTCAGGACCGAGGCATCTATGGTGCTCCCCCCGAAGCTACGGTCGAACTCGAATGGATCGAGAGTATGGGGCAGTACGAAGACGGCACTAGCTATAGCTTGCGATCGCCCAAAGCCCATATCCGCTTGGCTGATGGCAGTCCGCTACCCGATACCGTCAAAACCTCTCTGCGTTTGCCTCCGCCCGTGTTTGGCTTAGGGTTGCTAGAGGCGGTTTCCGAAGGAGACATTTTGGCAATGGCAGACCCTGAAGACCTCGATGGCAATGGTATTTCCGGTCGCCCTAACACCGTCTGGGATGTTCGGAAGCAGTCTACTTCCCTAGGACGGTTTGGCCTTAAGGCCAACCAACCCAATCTCTTGCAGCAAAGTGCCGCTGCCTATCTTGGCGATATGGGTGTAACCAGCCCCATGTTTCCTTCAGCCGATGGCTCCAGCGATATCGATGCAGACACTCTCAAAACTGCTACCTTCTACGTTCAATCGCTGGCGGTTCCCGCGCGTACATTATTAAACGATCCAGTGGTCCAACGGGGCGAGCAACTGTTCGATCGCGCCCAATGTACGGCCTGCCACATTCCTACACTGCGCACCAGCACCCACCCCGAGTACACAGAACTCTCGAACCAAACCATTCACCCCTACACCGACCTGTTGTTGCACGATATGGGCGCAGGCTTGGCAGACAACCGTCCCGATTTTGAGGCGACTGGTAGCGAATGGCGTACTCCGCCCCTTTGGGGCATTGGAGTGACTCAAACGGTTTTGCCTTACGCGAAGTACCTGCATGACGGTCGGGCACATACATTGGAAGAGGCAATTTTGTGGCACGGTGGCGAGGCCGAACAAGCAAAACAAGCGTTTCGAGAGATGCCAGAAGGCGATCGTCAAGCGATCGTCAGATTTCTGCGCACCCTATAG
- a CDS encoding imelysin family protein, whose product MRQRIEIWTGIGTFVFAGVSLAISPTSIAAEIDTEETLEIGLGDRHDITIDKTDALSGLLIAQGGEGGEEGAEISANPNEMADPELGVAIATDFTDKVIIPTYEALVEEAGKLETAVTTFTRNPTEATLETARSTWIEARFPWEQSESFAFGPASSLGYDGDLDDWPVNETDVRAILASDDELTLEYVENLQTTEKGFHTIEFLLFGLDNDKSLSDFSDRDLEFLAVLAPAFNATATELLQSWVDGVEGNPPYREVLVTAGDDDNPAYLTARAAVVEIVAGIMGALDEVGNEKIGDPLSTQAAIGFESRFSHTSVNDFRNNMLGIKFAYEASIEGGEGGEGTTSLSDLIASVDPDVDAEFRAKLDAAIEAIEAIPIGIEAKLSQPAAFAQLSRAQIAVLAALEVVEDDILPIVQS is encoded by the coding sequence ATGCGCCAGAGAATCGAGATTTGGACTGGTATCGGTACGTTTGTGTTTGCGGGTGTCAGCCTCGCAATATCCCCCACTTCGATCGCGGCTGAGATCGATACTGAAGAGACTCTCGAAATAGGACTGGGCGATCGCCACGACATTACGATAGACAAGACTGATGCACTGTCAGGGCTACTGATAGCGCAAGGCGGTGAAGGTGGCGAAGAGGGTGCGGAGATTTCTGCCAACCCCAACGAAATGGCTGACCCCGAGTTAGGCGTTGCGATCGCCACTGACTTTACCGACAAAGTCATCATCCCGACCTATGAGGCGCTGGTAGAAGAGGCTGGCAAGCTAGAAACTGCTGTCACTACATTCACCCGCAATCCTACTGAGGCCACTCTGGAAACTGCTCGCAGCACCTGGATTGAAGCTCGCTTTCCTTGGGAACAGAGTGAATCCTTTGCCTTCGGTCCAGCCAGCTCTCTCGGCTATGACGGCGATCTCGACGACTGGCCCGTTAACGAAACGGATGTGCGAGCCATTCTCGCCAGTGACGACGAGCTGACTCTGGAGTACGTAGAAAATCTACAAACCACCGAGAAAGGATTTCACACCATCGAGTTCTTACTCTTCGGTTTAGACAACGATAAATCGCTGTCAGACTTTAGCGATCGCGACCTCGAATTTTTGGCTGTGCTGGCACCTGCCTTTAACGCCACCGCCACCGAACTGCTCCAAAGCTGGGTGGATGGAGTTGAAGGCAATCCACCTTACCGCGAAGTCCTAGTCACCGCTGGCGATGATGACAATCCTGCCTATCTGACTGCTCGGGCAGCGGTGGTGGAAATTGTCGCTGGCATAATGGGCGCACTGGACGAAGTGGGCAACGAGAAAATTGGCGATCCCCTCTCCACTCAAGCAGCAATCGGCTTTGAAAGTCGATTCAGCCATACCTCGGTGAACGACTTTAGAAACAACATGCTCGGCATCAAGTTTGCCTATGAAGCCTCCATCGAAGGCGGCGAAGGTGGCGAGGGCACTACCAGCCTGAGCGATCTAATCGCCAGTGTCGATCCCGATGTGGATGCCGAGTTCCGCGCCAAGCTGGATGCAGCCATTGAGGCGATCGAGGCGATTCCTATCGGCATTGAAGCTAAGCTGTCTCAACCCGCTGCCTTTGCCCAATTGTCTAGGGCTCAGATAGCCGTGCTGGCTGCCCTCGAAGTGGTTGAAGATGACATCTTGCCCATTGTCCAGAGTTAA
- a CDS encoding iron uptake porin produces MFFNRERALLTGCLSLGAIALTFTEPVRAQTQQFAQVTSVSQLSDVQPTDWWFSALQSLVERYGCIAGYPDGTYRGNRALTRGEFAAGLNACLDRINELIAAGLADKVSREDLATVQRLQEEFAAELAALNGRVDALEAKTAELEANPLGLNATTSQIEFGLATGIFAASEPGDATNNATIPYELNIDFRASFTGEDVFQIRLQAREIDFFEGDPVGLIFGPDGSGAGSDINDDVNLEDTFYNFPLFNGRVNATFGLTDITPGDTFVFGVPFDALSDFADLPDATYDGVGDTTLAFTWEIVEDLFFISYGYGTDAASDSTFGSGFFAGPSVHAAEAAFSPADSLLLAVAGAFQAGGQGVGDSEEDFAAVSFGATWEISPTVIFSAWYARTFSEDDGTDDFDDFLVGFAFLDFFIEGSNGGFLVGSPDTAVFASIEDDDFDFPFLAEIYYTFPVTDNISITPGVYYITNADGDDDIIVGGVRTTFSF; encoded by the coding sequence ATGTTTTTCAATCGAGAGCGTGCTTTGCTCACTGGCTGTCTGAGCTTGGGAGCAATCGCCCTGACCTTCACTGAGCCTGTACGAGCTCAAACCCAGCAATTTGCCCAGGTTACCTCTGTCTCTCAACTCTCTGACGTACAGCCCACCGATTGGTGGTTCTCGGCACTACAGTCTCTGGTGGAGCGTTACGGCTGTATTGCCGGTTATCCCGACGGCACCTATCGGGGCAACCGAGCTCTCACCCGTGGCGAGTTTGCTGCGGGTTTGAACGCTTGCTTGGATCGCATCAACGAGTTGATTGCCGCTGGCTTAGCCGATAAAGTTTCCCGCGAAGATCTAGCCACCGTTCAGCGCCTGCAAGAAGAATTTGCGGCCGAACTGGCGGCATTGAACGGTCGCGTTGACGCGCTGGAAGCCAAGACTGCCGAGCTGGAAGCCAATCCTCTGGGGTTGAACGCGACCACTAGTCAGATCGAGTTTGGGCTGGCTACCGGTATTTTCGCTGCCAGCGAACCCGGCGATGCCACCAACAATGCCACCATTCCCTACGAGCTCAACATAGACTTCAGAGCCTCCTTTACGGGAGAGGACGTCTTTCAGATTCGCCTGCAAGCTCGGGAAATCGACTTTTTTGAAGGCGATCCAGTGGGTTTGATCTTCGGTCCCGATGGTTCTGGCGCTGGTTCCGATATCAATGACGATGTCAATTTGGAAGACACCTTTTATAACTTCCCTCTCTTTAACGGTCGCGTCAACGCAACCTTCGGATTGACTGATATCACTCCTGGAGACACCTTTGTTTTCGGCGTTCCGTTTGATGCCCTGTCTGACTTCGCCGATCTGCCCGACGCGACCTATGACGGAGTCGGCGACACCACTCTTGCCTTCACCTGGGAAATCGTTGAAGATCTCTTCTTCATTTCCTACGGTTATGGAACCGATGCAGCATCTGACTCGACCTTTGGGTCTGGTTTCTTTGCTGGGCCGAGCGTTCACGCTGCTGAGGCGGCCTTCAGTCCGGCTGATAGTTTGTTGCTGGCAGTGGCCGGTGCTTTTCAGGCTGGAGGTCAAGGGGTAGGAGATTCAGAGGAGGATTTCGCCGCCGTTTCTTTCGGTGCAACGTGGGAAATCAGCCCTACAGTCATCTTCTCAGCGTGGTACGCTCGCACGTTTTCTGAGGATGATGGCACTGATGACTTCGATGACTTCTTGGTTGGCTTTGCCTTCCTGGACTTTTTCATCGAAGGGTCGAATGGCGGCTTTTTAGTCGGTAGCCCCGACACGGCCGTATTTGCCTCTATCGAAGATGATGATTTTGATTTCCCCTTCTTGGCCGAGATCTACTACACCTTCCCGGTCACCGACAACATCAGCATTACCCCTGGTGTCTACTACATCACCAATGCAGATGGCGACGACGACATCATAGTGGGTGGCGTACGCACGACCTTCAGCTTCTAG
- a CDS encoding Dps family protein: protein MANNTAIIHALDIVRDNPIGLDREITTPVCEGLNILLASFEALYLQYQKHHFVVEGTEFYQLHQYFEESYDEVRGHVHSVGERLNGLGGVPVASFAKLAELCCFEPEVEGAFACRAMVEHDLGAEQTIVSVLRSQAAQAESLGDRATRYLLEGILLETEDRAIHLEHFLAQDSLTLGLNR, encoded by the coding sequence ATGGCAAATAACACCGCTATCATTCACGCACTTGATATCGTTCGGGATAATCCCATCGGACTGGACAGGGAGATTACTACTCCCGTATGCGAAGGGCTCAATATCCTTCTGGCCAGTTTCGAAGCTCTGTACCTTCAGTATCAAAAACATCATTTTGTGGTGGAGGGGACGGAGTTTTACCAATTGCACCAGTATTTCGAAGAAAGCTACGACGAGGTGCGCGGCCACGTCCATTCGGTTGGAGAACGGCTGAATGGTTTGGGAGGTGTGCCGGTGGCCAGCTTTGCCAAGCTGGCTGAGTTGTGCTGCTTCGAGCCCGAGGTGGAGGGCGCTTTTGCCTGTCGCGCTATGGTCGAGCACGACCTCGGTGCAGAGCAAACAATCGTCTCAGTCTTGAGATCTCAGGCAGCTCAAGCAGAAAGCTTGGGCGATCGCGCCACGCGATACCTGTTGGAGGGCATCCTGCTCGAAACAGAAGATCGCGCCATTCATCTGGAGCACTTTTTGGCGCAAGATAGCCTCACTTTGGGGCTCAACCGCTAG
- a CDS encoding Asr1405/Asl0597 family protein, with protein MMELTSSEPENKLQAIEVPRSDRWRIRRRLLELSIPAVCSADGHLHVEVNNSVAALQVRSVLRQFGAGRAELVDWLENCWRQTSPDCAA; from the coding sequence ATGATGGAGTTAACTAGCTCCGAACCCGAGAATAAGCTGCAGGCGATCGAAGTGCCCAGGAGCGATCGCTGGCGGATTAGAAGACGGCTTTTGGAGCTTTCCATTCCCGCCGTGTGTTCTGCAGACGGTCACTTGCACGTCGAGGTGAATAACAGTGTGGCAGCTCTTCAAGTACGCAGCGTCCTTCGTCAGTTTGGAGCCGGTCGAGCCGAGTTGGTGGACTGGCTGGAAAACTGCTGGCGTCAGACTTCTCCCGACTGCGCGGCATAA
- a CDS encoding (2Fe-2S) ferredoxin domain-containing protein produces the protein MSKHTPTSRFAITGRFARFAIEDGFKIKGFYLAVSGEEVYIKLPKRLRYYCADLLVPGALLQVRGKKKVDLKRDRVKLKAEDILSAIATPGHANGHWSQAIEPARSREDAEDVAKPQCIRVCQKSSCCKRGGAAVWQALERGIAEAGLGDRVKLKATSCMGKCKAGPNLIMPGKMRYSHVKAQSVSDLLEEHFTSPAPRA, from the coding sequence ATGAGCAAGCACACCCCAACATCTCGATTTGCCATCACTGGTCGCTTCGCGCGATTTGCCATTGAAGATGGCTTCAAAATCAAAGGATTTTATCTAGCCGTCTCCGGCGAAGAAGTTTATATTAAGCTACCCAAACGCTTGCGTTATTACTGTGCCGATCTGTTGGTGCCCGGAGCGCTACTGCAGGTGAGGGGCAAGAAAAAGGTCGATCTCAAACGCGATCGCGTCAAATTGAAGGCAGAAGATATTCTCTCGGCGATCGCAACCCCCGGCCACGCCAACGGCCATTGGTCGCAGGCGATCGAGCCCGCACGTTCTCGAGAAGACGCCGAAGACGTTGCCAAGCCCCAATGCATCCGTGTGTGCCAAAAGTCTAGCTGTTGCAAACGGGGAGGCGCTGCCGTTTGGCAAGCACTGGAGCGCGGGATTGCCGAGGCTGGGTTAGGCGATCGCGTCAAACTGAAGGCCACCAGTTGCATGGGCAAATGCAAAGCCGGACCGAACTTGATTATGCCCGGCAAGATGCGTTACAGCCACGTCAAGGCCCAATCTGTCTCGGATTTACTCGAAGAGCACTTTACCTCGCCAGCTCCGAGGGCGTGA
- the lepB gene encoding signal peptidase I: MPSDPNPNGDAERHSTATDLPQQKPSSSRSESSQGPSNTLWNNENLTTILTAVVLTVVIRFFVAEARWIPSESMVPTLEIGDRLVVEKISYRFREPQRGDIVVFIPPEHVGTQDAFIKRVVGIPGDRLEIRLNEGLYVNGELLPETYTAEPPKLNGSYPEDLTVLGDLRGFPLGRGANRSDPIVVPPDRFFVMGDNRNNSQDSHIWGFLPKENIIGRTFVRFWPLNRLHYFPRVDYNSFSVSAPSDVGTSVAAGQWVPLATAEP; the protein is encoded by the coding sequence ATGCCCTCTGACCCCAACCCCAACGGAGATGCCGAACGCCATTCAACGGCGACTGACCTCCCCCAGCAAAAGCCATCTTCCAGTCGGTCCGAGTCTTCCCAAGGGCCGTCCAACACGCTGTGGAACAATGAAAATCTCACCACGATCTTGACGGCGGTCGTGCTGACGGTTGTGATTCGGTTCTTTGTGGCCGAAGCCCGCTGGATTCCATCCGAATCGATGGTACCGACGCTGGAGATCGGCGATCGCCTCGTGGTGGAAAAGATCAGCTATCGCTTTCGCGAGCCCCAACGGGGAGACATTGTGGTGTTTATTCCCCCCGAGCACGTGGGCACCCAGGATGCATTTATCAAACGGGTAGTGGGGATTCCGGGAGATCGGCTTGAAATTCGCTTGAATGAAGGGCTCTATGTCAATGGCGAGCTCTTGCCCGAAACCTACACTGCCGAGCCCCCCAAGCTGAACGGTAGCTATCCTGAAGATTTGACGGTGCTGGGAGATTTGCGCGGCTTTCCCCTCGGGAGGGGAGCAAACCGGAGCGATCCGATTGTGGTTCCCCCCGATCGCTTTTTCGTCATGGGCGACAACCGCAATAACAGCCAAGATTCTCACATCTGGGGCTTTTTGCCGAAGGAAAATATTATTGGCCGCACCTTCGTCCGGTTTTGGCCCCTCAACCGCCTGCACTATTTTCCCCGCGTAGACTACAACTCCTTCTCCGTATCTGCGCCATCGGATGTCGGAACCTCTGTTGCTGCGGGCCAATGGGTGCCGTTGGCGACGGCAGAGCCTTAA
- the lpxB gene encoding lipid-A-disaccharide synthase: protein MPRVFVCTGEVSGDLQASHLIRTLLRLRPELEVVAVGGDRMAAAGAQLLHNTTGISSVGILEALPFIGPTLWLEWKVSRYLHRNPPDLAILVDYVGVNHRMGDRLQKLGVPVVYYIAPQEWVWTFTPKLTHRLVAFSRLILAIFSAEAEYYAQAGGNVRWVGHPLIDILQSPPSRAEARARLEMAPDARAIAIFPASRPQELRTVLPTLLQAAQLLQAKLPDVEFWVSLSRPEFRRTIAKQAKKLGVEIKFVERDTPTVLSAVDLVLAKSGTVNLETAIRGLPQVVIYRVNPITYWIAKYILKFSVPFVSPPNLVLMRPIVMELLQHAAQPETIATEAIELLSDPRRRKTLQQDYAQLRAALGQTGVLERAASEILGLLDRGASGSLQTRRG from the coding sequence ATGCCCCGAGTCTTTGTATGTACTGGCGAAGTATCTGGCGATTTGCAGGCGAGTCATCTGATTCGTACGTTGTTGCGCCTGCGCCCCGAGCTAGAGGTGGTGGCAGTGGGAGGCGATCGGATGGCAGCGGCTGGAGCGCAGCTACTGCACAACACCACCGGCATTAGCTCCGTCGGTATTTTAGAAGCTTTGCCCTTTATCGGCCCGACCCTCTGGCTGGAGTGGAAGGTGAGTCGCTATCTGCACCGCAATCCCCCCGACCTGGCCATTTTGGTGGATTATGTCGGGGTCAACCACCGCATGGGGGATCGGCTGCAAAAACTGGGCGTCCCGGTGGTGTACTATATTGCGCCACAGGAATGGGTGTGGACCTTTACCCCCAAGCTCACCCATCGATTGGTGGCCTTCAGTCGCCTGATTCTGGCGATCTTTTCTGCTGAAGCAGAGTATTACGCGCAAGCGGGGGGCAATGTTCGTTGGGTGGGGCATCCCTTAATTGACATTTTGCAATCGCCCCCCTCTCGGGCTGAAGCCCGAGCCCGTTTGGAGATGGCCCCCGACGCTCGAGCCATTGCCATCTTTCCTGCTTCGCGCCCGCAGGAGCTGCGCACGGTGCTACCCACCTTATTGCAAGCGGCCCAACTGCTACAAGCCAAGCTGCCCGATGTGGAGTTTTGGGTGTCGCTGTCGCGCCCCGAGTTTCGCCGGACGATCGCCAAACAAGCCAAAAAACTGGGGGTGGAGATTAAATTTGTCGAACGAGATACTCCTACCGTCCTCTCTGCTGTCGATCTCGTTCTGGCTAAATCCGGTACTGTCAACCTCGAAACCGCTATTCGCGGGCTGCCCCAAGTGGTCATTTACCGCGTCAATCCCATCACCTACTGGATTGCCAAATACATCCTCAAATTCTCTGTCCCGTTTGTATCGCCTCCCAATTTAGTGTTGATGCGACCGATTGTGATGGAACTACTGCAGCACGCAGCCCAACCGGAAACGATCGCCACCGAGGCGATCGAGCTACTGAGCGACCCCCGCCGCCGCAAAACCCTCCAACAGGACTACGCTCAGTTGCGCGCTGCTTTGGGGCAAACCGGAGTTTTGGAGCGGGCGGCGTCAGAAATTTTGGGGCTATTGGATCGTGGAGCTAGTGGATCTCTTCAGACTCGGCGCGGCTGA
- the lpxA gene encoding acyl-ACP--UDP-N-acetylglucosamine O-acyltransferase, whose protein sequence is MTSVSSSQRIHATATVHPRAEIHPTAEVGPGCAIGEHVRIGASTKLYPNVVVDGWTEIGAENLIYPGVAIGLEPQDLKYRGAPSRVEIGDRNCLRECVTINRATEEGEVTRLGNDNLLMAYTHVAHNCDIGDRVIMANSVALAGHIRIESQARISGLVGVHQFTHIGKLAMVGGMARIDRDVPPYMMVEGNPGRIRGLNLVGLKRAGLRSSDPEFKQLKEAYRLLYRSRRKLEDVLQELATWPSEGEYVAELLRFLKSSIGDRDRRGPLPSRDTDKKGEA, encoded by the coding sequence ATGACATCTGTGTCTTCGTCCCAACGCATTCATGCCACTGCAACGGTTCACCCGCGAGCGGAGATTCACCCCACCGCCGAGGTGGGGCCGGGTTGTGCGATCGGCGAACACGTTCGCATTGGGGCAAGCACCAAGCTCTATCCCAATGTGGTGGTGGATGGCTGGACGGAGATTGGGGCAGAGAATCTGATTTATCCGGGGGTGGCGATCGGGCTGGAACCGCAGGATTTGAAATACCGGGGGGCTCCCAGTCGAGTGGAGATTGGCGATCGCAACTGCTTGCGGGAATGCGTGACGATCAATCGGGCCACTGAAGAGGGGGAGGTGACTCGCCTGGGGAACGATAATTTGCTCATGGCCTACACTCACGTGGCCCATAACTGCGACATTGGCGATCGCGTCATCATGGCCAATTCCGTCGCACTGGCCGGACACATTCGCATTGAGTCTCAAGCGCGCATTAGTGGTTTAGTAGGGGTGCATCAATTTACGCATATTGGCAAATTGGCGATGGTGGGGGGTATGGCTCGCATCGATCGCGACGTTCCCCCTTACATGATGGTGGAGGGCAATCCCGGTCGCATTCGCGGTCTGAACTTGGTGGGTCTCAAACGGGCGGGACTCCGATCTAGCGATCCCGAGTTTAAGCAATTAAAAGAAGCTTACCGGCTGCTGTATCGCAGCCGTCGCAAACTGGAGGATGTCTTGCAGGAGTTAGCCACCTGGCCGTCAGAGGGCGAGTATGTCGCCGAACTGCTGCGCTTCCTGAAAAGCTCGATCGGCGATCGCGATCGTCGCGGCCCGCTGCCCAGCCGCGATACCGACAAGAAGGGCGAAGCGTAG
- the fabZ gene encoding 3-hydroxyacyl-ACP dehydratase FabZ encodes MTAAFSAPETSSKPAEVVYTAEQIQEILPHRYPFLLVDRITEFVPGQRAVGLKNVSFNEQFFQGHFPGRPIMPGVLIVEAMAQVGGIILTQMPGAEGRLALFAGIDGVRFRRPVVPGDRLIMTVEVLTIRRQRIGKMAARAEVDGKLVTEGELMFSLVD; translated from the coding sequence GTGACTGCTGCTTTTTCTGCGCCCGAAACATCTTCCAAGCCCGCTGAGGTTGTGTATACAGCCGAGCAAATTCAGGAGATTTTGCCCCATCGCTATCCTTTCTTGCTCGTCGATCGCATCACCGAGTTCGTGCCGGGGCAGCGGGCAGTCGGCCTCAAAAACGTTTCTTTCAACGAACAGTTTTTCCAGGGCCACTTTCCCGGCCGTCCGATTATGCCGGGGGTGCTGATCGTCGAAGCGATGGCTCAGGTGGGGGGAATTATCCTGACCCAAATGCCCGGTGCAGAAGGACGACTGGCTTTGTTTGCCGGGATTGACGGCGTGCGCTTTCGCCGACCGGTGGTACCGGGCGATCGCCTGATCATGACCGTTGAAGTGCTGACCATTCGTCGCCAGCGGATTGGCAAAATGGCTGCTAGAGCAGAGGTGGATGGCAAGCTAGTAACAGAAGGGGAACTGATGTTCTCGCTGGTGGATTGA
- the lpxC gene encoding UDP-3-O-acyl-N-acetylglucosamine deacetylase — translation MPTFAPNPSSLSAAIASNRQHTLARPVAVSGTGLHTGAAVTCHLQPAPAKTGRTFVRVDLEGQPAIAASLANAVPAQLSTLLQQGEAQVRTIEHLMAALAGCSVDNCRIELNGPEAPILDGSALPWIEAIAEAGIAAQEAERVQIAIAQPLTVWEGDAFVSGVPSPQTRYTYGIDFANCPIGEQWLSWVEGPEQFREEIAPARTFATEVQARQALELGLIKGGSLESAIVCNEREWLTPLRFSDEPVRHKLIDLLGDLSLAGVRWQGHFIAYKASHTLHGRFAQQLLADASRLTSRS, via the coding sequence ATGCCCACCTTTGCCCCCAACCCATCCTCCCTGTCAGCAGCGATCGCCAGCAACCGACAGCACACCCTAGCCCGCCCGGTGGCGGTCAGCGGCACCGGGCTTCACACAGGAGCTGCAGTGACCTGCCACCTCCAACCGGCTCCAGCCAAGACCGGACGAACCTTCGTACGGGTAGACCTAGAAGGACAGCCCGCCATTGCAGCCAGTCTCGCGAATGCTGTCCCGGCTCAACTGTCCACACTCTTACAACAGGGAGAGGCGCAGGTGCGCACCATCGAACACTTGATGGCGGCGTTGGCGGGGTGCAGTGTCGATAATTGTCGCATCGAACTGAACGGGCCGGAGGCACCGATTTTAGATGGGTCGGCGCTGCCTTGGATAGAGGCGATCGCCGAGGCGGGCATCGCCGCACAAGAGGCCGAACGGGTGCAGATCGCGATCGCGCAACCCCTGACAGTCTGGGAGGGAGATGCATTCGTGAGTGGGGTGCCCAGTCCTCAAACCCGCTATACCTACGGCATTGATTTTGCCAATTGCCCTATTGGCGAGCAGTGGTTGAGTTGGGTGGAGGGGCCGGAGCAGTTTCGGGAGGAGATCGCCCCCGCTCGTACGTTTGCCACCGAGGTCCAAGCCCGCCAAGCTCTGGAATTGGGCTTAATTAAAGGGGGCAGCCTAGAGAGCGCGATCGTCTGTAACGAGCGGGAATGGCTGACACCATTGCGATTTTCAGACGAGCCAGTGCGCCATAAACTGATAGATTTACTAGGAGATCTCAGCCTCGCGGGTGTGCGTTGGCAGGGACATTTTATTGCCTACAAAGCAAGCCACACCCTGCACGGTCGCTTTGCCCAACAGCTTCTGGCCGACGCGAGCAGATTGACCTCGCGCAGCTGA